One window of Mesorhizobium loti R88b genomic DNA carries:
- the aguB gene encoding N-carbamoylputrescine amidase → MRQLIAAAVQISCTDEVENNLDKLENRVREAARRGAGLVVLQELFEGVYFCMDEDISHNSRALTLEGHKTIARMAALARETGVVLPVSLFERDGSRLYNTLVMIDADGKVLGRYRKSHIPNSPGYSEKLYFADGDTGFRVFETAAGRIGAGICWDQWFPEAARAMVLMGAEVLIYPTAIGSEPSFRGWDSRDHWQRVMQGHAGANLTPVIAANRVGVEKGEANEIVFYGSSFIADHTGAKLAEADRVSDSVITAALDLDEIAAARRSWGVFRDRRPDLYGVLLEPTPERLLAKNEA, encoded by the coding sequence GTGCGCCAGTTGATTGCCGCCGCTGTCCAGATTTCTTGCACCGATGAGGTCGAAAACAATCTCGACAAGCTGGAAAACCGTGTCCGTGAAGCCGCAAGACGCGGCGCCGGGCTGGTAGTGCTGCAGGAACTGTTCGAAGGCGTCTACTTCTGCATGGACGAGGATATCAGCCACAACAGCCGCGCCCTCACCCTTGAAGGACACAAGACCATCGCGCGGATGGCGGCGCTGGCGCGCGAAACAGGCGTCGTCCTGCCGGTTTCGCTGTTCGAGCGCGACGGGTCACGGCTGTACAACACGCTGGTCATGATCGACGCCGACGGCAAGGTGCTCGGCCGCTACCGCAAGAGCCATATTCCAAACAGTCCGGGTTACTCCGAAAAACTCTATTTCGCCGATGGCGACACCGGCTTCCGCGTCTTCGAAACCGCCGCCGGCAGGATCGGCGCAGGCATCTGCTGGGATCAGTGGTTTCCGGAAGCCGCCCGCGCCATGGTGCTGATGGGCGCCGAGGTTTTGATTTATCCGACGGCCATCGGTTCGGAACCATCCTTTCGCGGCTGGGATTCGCGCGACCACTGGCAGCGTGTCATGCAGGGCCATGCCGGCGCCAATCTGACCCCGGTCATCGCCGCCAACCGGGTCGGCGTCGAGAAGGGCGAAGCAAACGAGATCGTCTTCTACGGATCATCCTTCATCGCCGATCACACCGGCGCCAAGCTTGCCGAGGCCGACCGCGTCTCCGACAGCGTGATCACGGCAGCGCTCGATCTCGATGAGATCGCGGCCGCAAGACGCAGCTGGGGCGTATTCCGCGACCGGCGTCCCGATCTCTACGGCGTTCTGCTGGAGCCGACACCGGAGCGCCTGCTTGCCAAAAATGAAGCCTGA
- a CDS encoding agmatine deiminase family protein, whose product MNDRLAHQVKFRRPAEFEPHARTWMAWPHRQDMYGTTLPAMQRAYADVAHAIAQFEPVTMVAHPDHADGARAQLGSRIEVVEIPIDDCWIRDSGPTFLKLADGGLAGVSWRFNAWGRKHEPYDQDNALAERLLAREDASILRSFLYCEGGSLTSDGQGTLIATETSLLHPNRNPGISKAWVEKELLRMLGLEKVVWLPGDPLDLETDGHVDGMCCFVKPGVVMFEFNPDPSDLHGRILADNLAALATQTDARGRSFEVIPIPEAYDVEATSAVFARSYINFALANGGVIMPGFGRRSGEEAKAAVARAFPDRRIVSIDVGAVVPAGGAIHCITQEQPV is encoded by the coding sequence ATGAACGACAGGCTGGCACACCAGGTAAAGTTTCGCCGACCCGCGGAGTTCGAGCCGCATGCCAGGACATGGATGGCCTGGCCGCACAGGCAGGACATGTATGGCACCACCCTGCCCGCGATGCAAAGGGCCTACGCCGATGTCGCCCACGCCATCGCCCAGTTCGAACCTGTCACCATGGTGGCGCATCCCGACCACGCCGACGGCGCCCGCGCCCAGCTTGGAAGCCGGATCGAGGTGGTCGAAATTCCGATCGACGATTGCTGGATCCGCGATTCCGGCCCGACCTTCCTGAAACTGGCCGATGGCGGCCTTGCCGGCGTGTCCTGGCGCTTCAATGCCTGGGGCCGCAAGCATGAGCCCTATGACCAGGACAACGCGCTGGCCGAACGGCTGCTCGCCCGCGAGGACGCGTCCATCCTGCGTTCCTTCCTGTATTGCGAAGGCGGTTCGCTGACATCAGACGGCCAAGGCACGCTGATCGCCACCGAAACCAGCCTGCTCCATCCCAACCGCAACCCCGGCATCTCCAAGGCCTGGGTGGAGAAGGAATTGTTGCGCATGCTTGGCCTGGAAAAGGTGGTGTGGCTTCCGGGCGATCCGCTGGACCTGGAGACCGACGGCCATGTCGACGGCATGTGCTGCTTCGTCAAGCCCGGCGTGGTGATGTTCGAATTCAACCCCGATCCGTCCGACCTGCACGGCCGTATCCTTGCCGACAATCTTGCCGCCCTTGCCACCCAGACCGACGCGCGCGGCCGTAGTTTCGAGGTCATCCCGATCCCCGAGGCTTATGACGTCGAGGCGACGAGCGCTGTCTTTGCCCGCTCCTACATCAACTTCGCGCTCGCCAATGGCGGCGTCATCATGCCGGGTTTCGGGCGCCGCTCGGGCGAGGAAGCCAAGGCGGCAGTGGCCCGTGCCTTCCCCGATCGCCGCATCGTCAGCATCGATGTCGGCGCCGTCGTGCCGGCCGGCGGCGCCATCCACTGCATCACCCAGGAACAGCCGGTGTGA
- a CDS encoding LysR substrate-binding domain-containing protein, which produces MVKFRHIPPTQFLKGFEAASRLESFSRAADELGLSQSAISHQMRLLEGHIGQPLFMRFGREVRLTDAGRDYQRTVRRCLELMEEGYRRLEPFRKPGSVVIYAPRDFSRRWLLHRLPALRAAVPACEPWLDTSGAAVDFETMELDLAIIYAGAPPEGCESLLIARDFLSPVATAELARTLRTPADLLGASLIHDERPTGLADWLRGVDVEPNGTWHGTNFSDSDLALAAAEQGQGVALGSLILAGEAIASGELVQPYDHVLDAGRGWYAISTRDRLRDIDVLGTWDWLREQALVVPPQAVPK; this is translated from the coding sequence ATGGTGAAGTTCCGGCACATTCCGCCGACGCAGTTCCTGAAGGGGTTCGAGGCCGCCTCGCGCCTGGAAAGCTTCAGCCGCGCCGCTGACGAGCTCGGCCTCTCCCAGTCGGCGATCAGCCACCAGATGCGCCTGCTCGAAGGCCATATCGGCCAGCCGCTGTTCATGCGTTTCGGCCGTGAAGTGCGCCTGACGGATGCAGGGCGCGACTATCAGCGCACCGTGCGCCGCTGCCTCGAATTGATGGAGGAGGGGTACCGGAGGCTGGAGCCCTTTCGAAAGCCAGGCAGCGTCGTGATCTACGCGCCGCGCGATTTCAGCCGGCGCTGGCTGCTGCATCGACTGCCGGCCCTGCGGGCGGCGGTGCCGGCCTGCGAGCCTTGGCTCGACACCAGTGGCGCGGCCGTGGATTTTGAAACCATGGAACTCGATCTGGCCATCATCTATGCGGGTGCCCCTCCGGAAGGCTGCGAGAGCCTGCTGATCGCCAGGGATTTTCTGTCACCCGTGGCAACGGCGGAACTGGCCCGCACGCTGCGCACGCCGGCCGACTTGCTCGGCGCCTCGCTCATCCACGACGAACGCCCGACTGGCTTGGCGGACTGGTTGCGTGGCGTCGATGTCGAGCCGAACGGCACTTGGCACGGAACCAATTTCAGCGACAGCGATCTGGCACTCGCAGCCGCCGAGCAAGGCCAGGGCGTGGCGCTGGGCAGCCTGATTTTGGCAGGCGAGGCGATCGCTTCAGGAGAGCTCGTGCAGCCGTACGACCATGTCCTCGATGCAGGGCGCGGATGGTACGCGATTTCCACCCGGGACCGGCTGCGGGATATCGATGTGCTGGGGACTTGGGATTGGTTGCGCGAACAGGCGCTGGTGGTTCCTCCACAGGCCGTGCCAAAATAG
- a CDS encoding YcbK family protein gives MTLKSAGWSLAKGERRAIVAALCSVLLASCTSAGDPTMSVGMPGYNASASDIHAAAAGKPIATADSTSQTTATQTTVMSEGDTALPETVAYVPVAKPEAAFPLTTPAGAETIVGQTPQALQQPVQTAQQTDAVAQKIAAADAAVTAPKPAAAPVMNNPVYVTAGEAPQADAPKKRGFLASMFGATPASATPAPLINTRSGEQPSAQPKPAPAAPAKPIITLASADSTAKPIQLASTGDEAGHITGSDALPGVRQTALFEIKRKSGLDDESDVDLNEDEGSGGSYQVASAAGMARLAPNGLLKQNETVDVACLKPSLVRVLKTIEGHYGRKMVVTSGYRDPARNRRANGAKNSLHMYCAAADIQVPGVSKWDLANYIRTMPGRGGVGTYCHTDSVHVDVGPERDWNWRCRRRSGGGDGGGDG, from the coding sequence TTGACTTTGAAATCAGCAGGATGGAGCCTCGCAAAGGGAGAACGCCGCGCCATCGTGGCCGCGCTCTGCTCCGTGCTCCTGGCCTCCTGCACCTCGGCCGGCGACCCGACAATGTCGGTTGGAATGCCTGGCTACAATGCCTCCGCTTCGGACATCCATGCGGCCGCCGCCGGCAAGCCGATCGCAACCGCCGATTCGACATCGCAGACGACGGCCACGCAGACGACCGTGATGAGCGAAGGCGATACGGCGCTGCCCGAAACGGTCGCCTACGTGCCGGTGGCCAAGCCCGAAGCCGCCTTTCCACTGACGACGCCCGCCGGCGCTGAGACGATCGTGGGGCAAACCCCGCAGGCCTTGCAGCAGCCGGTACAGACGGCGCAGCAGACCGACGCGGTCGCCCAGAAGATCGCCGCCGCCGATGCCGCCGTGACCGCGCCGAAGCCGGCCGCCGCACCGGTGATGAACAATCCGGTCTATGTGACAGCTGGCGAAGCGCCGCAAGCCGACGCGCCGAAGAAAAGAGGCTTCCTAGCCTCAATGTTTGGCGCCACGCCCGCTTCCGCGACGCCGGCACCGCTGATCAACACGCGATCGGGCGAACAGCCAAGCGCGCAGCCCAAGCCGGCGCCAGCGGCACCGGCAAAGCCGATCATCACCTTGGCCTCCGCCGACTCCACGGCAAAGCCGATACAGTTGGCTTCGACCGGTGACGAAGCCGGTCACATCACGGGCAGCGATGCCCTACCCGGCGTGCGCCAGACAGCCCTGTTCGAAATCAAGCGCAAGTCCGGCCTCGACGACGAAAGCGACGTCGACCTCAACGAGGACGAAGGTTCGGGCGGCTCCTACCAGGTGGCATCCGCCGCCGGTATGGCCAGGCTTGCGCCCAACGGGCTGCTGAAGCAGAACGAGACCGTCGACGTCGCCTGCCTGAAGCCGTCGCTGGTGCGCGTGCTTAAGACGATTGAAGGCCACTATGGCCGCAAGATGGTGGTGACCTCCGGCTATCGCGACCCGGCCCGCAACCGCCGCGCCAACGGCGCCAAGAATTCGCTGCACATGTACTGCGCCGCCGCCGACATCCAGGTGCCCGGCGTCTCCAAATGGGATCTGGCGAACTACATCAGGACCATGCCCGGCCGTGGCGGCGTCGGCACCTACTGCCACACAGATTCGGTCCACGTCGATGTCGGCCCCGAGCGCGACTGGAACTGGCGCTGCCGCCGGCGTAGCGGCGGTGGTGACGGTGGTGGCGACGGCTAA
- the phaC gene encoding class I poly(R)-hydroxyalkanoic acid synthase has product MSKTPDSGKTEDDEPSTVEQYLVKDPERFALNMARMVEQAGKAASAWAEPREKGELRDHVAEPVVDMVKTFSKLSEYWLADPQRALEAQTRLFAGYMTVWANAIQRVSPNTEAPDDAVKPERGDKRFQDPEWGRNAFFDFLKQAYLVTSRWASELVDHAEGLDEHTRHKASFYVKQVSNAISPSNFILTNPELFRETVASNGENLVRGMKMLAEDIAAGKGDLKMRQADYSPFEIGRNIAMTPGKVVGRSDVAEIIQYDPTTETVLKRPLLICPPWINKFYILDLNPQKSFIRWAIEQGHTVFVISWINPDERHGAKGWEAYIREGLQYGLDTIEKATGERDVNAIGYCVGGTLLAAALALMAQEGDDRIRSATFFTTQVDFTHAGDLKVFVDEDQVAAVEKSMNEKGYLDGTKMATAFNMLRSGDLIWPYVVNNYMRGKDPLPFDLLYWNADSTRMAAANHSFYLRNCYLENNLSQGTMELAGHTLSLGDVTIPVYNLASKEDHIAPALSVFLGSKYFGGKVDYVMAASGHIAGVVNPPASNKYQYWTGGPPTGDFGQWFAHATDHPGSWWPHWQSWIEAKDNTRVPARKPGKHMKTLGDAPGTYVKVRV; this is encoded by the coding sequence ATGTCCAAAACACCCGATTCGGGCAAAACGGAAGATGACGAGCCTTCGACCGTCGAGCAATATCTGGTGAAGGACCCGGAACGCTTCGCCCTGAACATGGCGCGCATGGTCGAGCAGGCCGGTAAGGCGGCTTCCGCCTGGGCCGAACCGCGCGAAAAAGGCGAACTGCGCGACCACGTCGCCGAACCGGTCGTCGACATGGTCAAGACCTTCTCCAAGCTCAGCGAATACTGGCTCGCCGACCCGCAGCGCGCGCTGGAAGCGCAGACGCGGCTGTTCGCCGGCTATATGACCGTGTGGGCGAACGCCATACAGCGCGTCAGCCCCAACACCGAGGCTCCCGACGATGCCGTCAAGCCAGAGCGCGGCGACAAGCGCTTCCAGGATCCGGAATGGGGCCGCAACGCCTTCTTCGATTTCCTCAAGCAGGCCTATCTCGTCACCTCGCGCTGGGCGTCCGAACTGGTCGATCACGCCGAAGGTCTGGACGAGCACACCCGCCACAAGGCGAGCTTCTACGTCAAGCAGGTGTCCAACGCCATCTCACCATCGAATTTCATCCTGACCAATCCGGAACTGTTCCGTGAAACCGTTGCCTCGAACGGCGAGAACCTGGTGCGCGGCATGAAGATGCTGGCCGAGGACATCGCCGCCGGCAAGGGCGACCTGAAAATGCGCCAGGCTGATTACTCGCCCTTCGAGATAGGCAGGAACATCGCGATGACGCCCGGCAAGGTGGTCGGCCGCAGCGATGTCGCCGAGATCATCCAGTATGATCCGACGACCGAGACGGTGCTCAAGCGGCCGCTGCTGATCTGCCCGCCCTGGATCAACAAGTTCTATATCCTCGACCTCAACCCGCAGAAATCCTTCATCCGCTGGGCGATCGAACAGGGCCATACCGTGTTCGTCATCTCCTGGATCAATCCGGATGAACGCCACGGCGCCAAGGGTTGGGAGGCCTATATCCGCGAGGGCCTGCAATACGGCCTCGACACGATCGAAAAGGCCACCGGCGAACGCGACGTCAACGCGATCGGCTATTGCGTTGGCGGCACATTGCTGGCGGCGGCATTGGCGCTGATGGCGCAGGAGGGCGACGATCGCATCCGATCGGCCACTTTCTTCACCACCCAGGTCGACTTCACCCATGCCGGCGACCTGAAAGTCTTCGTCGACGAGGACCAGGTCGCGGCGGTGGAAAAGTCGATGAACGAAAAGGGCTATCTCGACGGCACCAAGATGGCGACCGCCTTCAACATGCTGCGCTCCGGCGACCTGATCTGGCCCTATGTCGTCAACAACTACATGCGCGGCAAGGATCCCCTGCCCTTCGACCTGCTCTATTGGAACGCCGATTCGACCCGCATGGCCGCGGCCAATCACTCTTTCTACCTGCGCAACTGCTATCTCGAGAACAATCTCTCGCAAGGCACGATGGAACTGGCGGGCCACACGCTCTCGCTCGGCGATGTCACCATCCCGGTCTACAACCTCGCCTCCAAGGAAGACCACATCGCGCCGGCGCTTTCGGTGTTCCTCGGCTCGAAATATTTCGGCGGCAAGGTCGACTACGTCATGGCGGCATCGGGCCATATCGCAGGCGTCGTCAATCCGCCGGCATCCAACAAATACCAGTACTGGACCGGCGGCCCGCCGACAGGTGATTTCGGCCAGTGGTTTGCCCATGCCACCGACCATCCCGGATCCTGGTGGCCGCACTGGCAAAGCTGGATAGAGGCCAAGGACAACACCCGCGTGCCGGCCCGCAAACCCGGCAAGCATATGAAAACCTTGGGCGATGCTCCCGGTACCTATGTGAAGGTGCGTGTGTAA
- a CDS encoding LL-diaminopimelate aminotransferase, with protein MEEFHKVRRLPPYVFEQVNRLKASARSRGADIIDLGMGNPDLPTPKAIVDKLCEVVRDPRTHRYSSSRGIPGLRRAQAAYYQRRFGVKLNPDTQVVATLGSKEGFANMAQAITAPGDVILCPNPTYPIHAFGFIMSGGVIRSLQVEPDDGFIPALERGVRHSIPKPLALILNYPSNPTALVASLDFYKDVVAFAKKNDIIILSDLAYSEIYFDGNPPPSVLQVPGAMDVCVEFTSMSKTFSMPGWRMGFAVGNERLISALTRVKSYLDYGAFTPIQVAAAHALNGDGADIAEVRDIYHKRRDVMVDSFGRAGWTIPAPAASMFAWAPIPEPFKHLGSLEFSKLLIEHADVAVAPGVGFGEHGDDFVRVALVENEHRIRQAARNIKRFLSSSAKQPNNVVPLSAHR; from the coding sequence ATGGAAGAATTTCACAAGGTCCGCCGGCTTCCGCCTTACGTGTTCGAGCAGGTCAACCGGCTCAAGGCCAGCGCCCGTTCGCGCGGCGCCGACATCATCGACCTTGGCATGGGCAATCCGGACCTGCCGACGCCAAAAGCCATCGTCGACAAATTGTGCGAAGTGGTGCGCGATCCGCGCACGCATCGTTACTCCTCCTCGCGCGGAATTCCGGGCCTGCGCCGCGCCCAGGCCGCCTATTACCAACGCCGCTTCGGCGTGAAGCTCAACCCCGATACGCAAGTGGTGGCCACGCTCGGTTCGAAGGAAGGCTTCGCCAATATGGCGCAGGCGATCACCGCGCCCGGCGACGTCATCCTGTGCCCGAACCCGACCTATCCGATCCACGCCTTCGGTTTCATCATGTCGGGCGGCGTCATCCGCTCGCTGCAGGTCGAGCCCGATGATGGTTTCATCCCGGCGCTGGAGCGCGGTGTTCGTCACTCGATCCCGAAGCCGCTGGCGCTGATCCTCAACTATCCGTCGAACCCGACGGCACTGGTCGCTTCGCTCGATTTCTACAAGGACGTGGTGGCCTTCGCGAAGAAGAACGACATCATCATCCTGTCCGACCTTGCCTATTCCGAAATCTATTTCGACGGCAATCCGCCGCCTTCGGTGCTGCAGGTGCCGGGCGCCATGGATGTCTGCGTCGAGTTCACCTCGATGTCGAAGACCTTCTCCATGCCCGGCTGGCGCATGGGTTTTGCTGTCGGCAATGAGCGGCTGATCTCGGCGCTGACCCGGGTGAAATCCTATCTCGACTACGGCGCTTTCACGCCGATCCAGGTGGCGGCGGCGCACGCGCTCAACGGCGATGGCGCCGATATCGCCGAGGTGCGCGACATCTACCACAAGCGCCGCGACGTCATGGTCGATTCGTTCGGTCGCGCCGGGTGGACCATTCCGGCCCCGGCCGCCTCGATGTTCGCCTGGGCGCCAATCCCGGAGCCGTTCAAGCATCTCGGCTCGCTCGAATTCTCCAAGCTGCTCATCGAGCACGCCGACGTGGCGGTGGCGCCCGGTGTCGGCTTCGGCGAACATGGCGACGATTTCGTGCGCGTGGCGCTGGTCGAGAACGAGCACCGGATCCGCCAGGCGGCGCGCAACATCAAGCGCTTCCTGTCGAGCAGCGCCAAGCAGCCCAACAATGTGGTGCCGCTGTCCGCCCACCGGTAA
- a CDS encoding homoserine dehydrogenase, whose amino-acid sequence MAEALRVGIAGLGTVGASVARVLRDKAAELTRQCGRDIVVSAVSARDPKRDRGVDVSSARWFDDPVKLAQSADIDVFIELIGGDEGPARLSVKAALEAGRHVVTANKALLAKHGVALAEIAEKKGVLLNYEAAVAGGIPVIKTMREAMAGNSVTRVFGILNGTCNYILTRMEAEGISFDACLKDAQRLGYAEADPTFDIEGHDTAHKLSILTSLAFGTKIAANDIYMEGISNITQADIRAAGDLGYRIKLLGVAQRTESGIEQRVHPTMVPTASVIAQVHGVTNAVAIETDILGELLLSGPGAGGNATASAVIGDVADIAKSRPGFQHGPVFGRPAKELRPYKKAQMRSHAGGYFIRLTVHDRIGVFAAIAKRMADNDISLESIVQHAVSGEAAVQKTVILVTHETTEAAVRKAVDGITKDGHLTDKPQVIRIERAG is encoded by the coding sequence ATGGCTGAAGCACTGCGTGTTGGAATTGCCGGACTTGGCACGGTCGGTGCGTCGGTGGCGCGGGTGCTGCGCGACAAGGCGGCGGAACTGACCCGGCAATGCGGGCGCGACATTGTCGTGTCAGCGGTTTCGGCGCGCGATCCGAAACGCGACCGAGGCGTCGATGTCAGTTCGGCAAGATGGTTCGACGATCCGGTCAAGCTGGCGCAGAGTGCCGACATTGACGTGTTCATCGAATTGATCGGCGGCGATGAAGGGCCGGCGCGCCTGTCGGTGAAGGCGGCGCTCGAAGCCGGCCGCCACGTCGTCACCGCCAACAAGGCGCTGCTTGCAAAGCATGGTGTGGCGCTTGCCGAGATCGCCGAGAAGAAGGGTGTGCTGCTCAACTACGAGGCGGCGGTAGCGGGCGGCATTCCCGTCATCAAGACGATGCGCGAGGCGATGGCCGGCAACTCGGTCACCCGCGTGTTCGGCATTCTCAACGGTACCTGCAACTACATCCTGACCCGTATGGAGGCCGAGGGCATCTCGTTTGATGCCTGCCTCAAGGATGCGCAGCGGCTGGGTTACGCCGAGGCCGATCCGACTTTCGATATCGAGGGCCATGACACCGCGCACAAGCTGTCGATCCTGACCAGCCTTGCCTTCGGCACGAAGATCGCGGCCAACGACATCTATATGGAAGGCATTTCCAACATCACGCAGGCCGACATCCGCGCGGCCGGCGACCTCGGCTACCGGATCAAGCTGCTCGGCGTCGCCCAGCGCACCGAAAGCGGCATCGAGCAGCGCGTGCACCCCACCATGGTGCCGACGGCCTCGGTCATCGCGCAGGTGCATGGGGTCACCAATGCGGTGGCGATCGAGACCGACATCCTTGGCGAGCTGCTGCTTTCAGGCCCCGGTGCCGGTGGCAATGCCACCGCCTCGGCCGTCATCGGCGACGTCGCCGACATTGCCAAGAGCCGGCCCGGCTTCCAGCATGGCCCGGTCTTTGGCCGGCCGGCGAAGGAGTTGCGGCCTTACAAGAAGGCACAGATGCGCAGCCATGCCGGCGGTTACTTCATTCGGCTGACCGTGCATGACCGCATCGGGGTCTTTGCTGCGATCGCCAAGCGCATGGCCGACAACGATATTTCGCTGGAATCGATCGTCCAGCATGCGGTCAGCGGTGAGGCCGCCGTGCAGAAGACGGTGATCCTCGTTACGCACGAAACGACCGAGGCCGCCGTGCGCAAGGCCGTCGACGGCATCACCAAGGACGGTCACCTTACCGACAAGCCGCAGGTCATCCGCATCGAGCGGGCAGGGTAG
- a CDS encoding Thivi_2564 family membrane protein, producing MLISILITFLVIILVLYLVQRLPLDARMRQIVQVIVIIIGIISLLRYLAVF from the coding sequence ATGTTGATCAGCATCCTGATCACATTCCTCGTCATCATTCTCGTTCTCTACTTGGTGCAGCGCTTGCCGCTCGACGCCAGGATGAGACAGATCGTCCAGGTCATCGTCATCATCATCGGCATCATTTCGCTGCTCAGATATCTCGCGGTTTTCTAG
- the glpX gene encoding class II fructose-bisphosphatase — translation MNVAQNIVAGLDRILTMELVRVTERAAVAAARLRGRGDEKAADQVAVDAMRQELNRLAIKGTVVIGEGERDEAPMLYIGEEVGTGKGPAVDIALDPLEGTTICAKNLPNALAVIAIAEKGSLLFAPDVYMDKIAIGPGYADGVIDIDASPAENIASLARAKGVAVSDITTCILDRPRHAKLIDAVRATGAAIRLIGDGDVAGVIHTTDPEETGIDLYLGTGGAPEGVLAAAALRCTGGQMQGRLILDTPEKVARAAKMGISNPKRIYHAEDMARGDVLFAATGVTDGNMLAGVKFGRTYITTHTIVLRSSSRTVREIKARHQDLDKF, via the coding sequence ATGAATGTGGCCCAGAACATTGTCGCCGGTCTTGACCGGATACTCACCATGGAACTGGTGCGCGTCACCGAAAGGGCGGCCGTGGCGGCAGCCAGGCTGCGCGGGCGCGGCGACGAGAAGGCTGCTGATCAGGTCGCGGTCGATGCCATGCGCCAGGAGCTCAACCGCCTTGCCATCAAGGGCACGGTGGTGATCGGCGAGGGCGAGCGGGACGAGGCGCCGATGCTCTATATCGGCGAGGAAGTCGGCACCGGCAAAGGCCCGGCAGTCGACATCGCGCTCGATCCGCTCGAAGGCACGACGATCTGCGCCAAGAACCTGCCTAACGCGCTTGCCGTCATCGCCATTGCCGAAAAGGGCAGCCTGCTGTTCGCGCCCGACGTCTATATGGACAAGATCGCCATTGGGCCGGGTTATGCCGATGGCGTCATCGACATCGATGCCTCGCCGGCCGAGAACATCGCCAGCCTTGCCCGGGCCAAGGGCGTCGCGGTGTCCGACATCACCACCTGCATCCTCGACCGGCCGCGCCACGCCAAGCTGATCGATGCGGTGCGCGCCACGGGCGCCGCGATCCGGCTGATCGGCGACGGCGATGTCGCCGGCGTCATCCACACCACCGATCCGGAGGAGACCGGCATCGATCTCTATCTCGGCACCGGCGGTGCGCCGGAGGGCGTGCTGGCCGCGGCCGCACTGCGTTGCACCGGCGGCCAGATGCAGGGCCGGTTGATCCTCGATACGCCCGAAAAGGTCGCACGCGCCGCCAAGATGGGCATTTCCAATCCGAAGCGGATTTATCATGCGGAAGACATGGCGCGCGGCGATGTGCTGTTCGCGGCCACCGGCGTCACCGACGGCAACATGCTGGCCGGCGTCAAGTTCGGCCGCACCTATATCACCACGCACACGATCGTGCTGCGTTCGTCGTCGCGGACCGTGCGGGAGATCAAGGCCCGGCATCAGGATCTGGATAAGTTCTAG
- a CDS encoding DUF6434 domain-containing protein, giving the protein MKAFDWHADPVSRATPITKSYHNTQNVRRFFIRECGDAFRFDRAFMAWLKDGQEKTMGDAADEWVRRQAEKRKA; this is encoded by the coding sequence ATGAAAGCGTTCGACTGGCACGCGGATCCGGTTTCGCGTGCCACGCCCATCACGAAATCCTACCATAACACCCAGAATGTGCGCCGCTTTTTCATCCGCGAATGCGGCGATGCGTTCAGGTTCGATCGAGCTTTCATGGCTTGGCTCAAGGATGGCCAGGAAAAGACGATGGGCGATGCAGCCGACGAATGGGTGCGGCGCCAGGCTGAAAAGCGGAAAGCGTAG